In Cryptococcus neoformans var. neoformans B-3501A chromosome 11, whole genome shotgun sequence, the genomic window CCTTTTTCAGTATGGCCCTTTCGTCACCTGCAGTCAAAGACAGGCTATGGAAGCAATTATGGACTATCAGACAGGGAAGAATGGGTTCGAGCGTGCTGTTGGTTGGAAGAGCAAGATCGCCAAGGATTTCAGGGGTTAAGCTGTTTTTGGATAACTGATAAATCAGTCTGTAGATTAGTGAAATTTGCATTCTCACATGTACCTATAATACCTGCATACTTTTGAACCTTGGCATGATAGCAGAACGATTATTTCCTTGTTATGCATCCTCGACTTCATCTGTAGCGAGTTGTCCGCATTCCTCCGACGGCCGGCCCCAGCAGTCAATTGTCCGCGtctctctctcatctcaAATCTCTTCTCGAAttatcttccatctcccacttCCTATTCCTCATCAACAGTCGTCTCTCTCACCTTCAAGCATGTCTTCCGATCCACTTCGAGTACCCACTCCAATGCCTCAAGAGGACCCATCAAAAGAATCATCCCGGCCTTCCCTCCGAGCTCTCATTGGCCAAGTTTTGACCATCACCCTCATCGACGGTCGTATCATCAAGGGCTATTTTACATGCGTCGACAAGCAGTGCAACGTCATCCTCAATGAAGCTGAAGAGTTCCGCCCCCGTCCCGCATCACTTATTGCTAAAGAGCAGGCGCTCTTGGAGGGCAGGCCTATTGAGGGCAAGTTGGCTGAGGAGtcagatgaggaaaaagtcTGGAAAAATAGGGAAAAATACTGGCCTAAGAGCGAGCCTTTTGGAGGGTATGCTACCGGATGGGGAGGCCGGTCATTGTCGATGGTGTGTATGAAAAAAGACGATATTGCAAAAATCGAAGTGGAAAAGGATGTTTGGAAGTGGATCGGAGGGCAATGGTGAGTTTCTCTTGCCCGAAAATGTGCTTTACCAATCATACCTGATACTACTCTCGTTGTAGAGGTTCCTCCTTAGTCCTTCCCTCACTCCTTCAAGGTCGCTGTTCCTGTAGCTGTGGAACGTCCAAGGCAATGCATGTCGGAGCTTTCAGTCGGGTTCCGCCATCATAATTCAATGCTTCAACTCCCGCGTCCGCGTTCGGCCGCAGTCTAATTGTAAAtatgagaaggaagagactATGATCTGGGAGAGACGTCTTTCGATATGGCAGGCATTAAGTGGTAAAGCTTATGGAGGAATCATCGGTCTCGGTGAgttctttcttttcataATTGTCGTGAGGTTTATTTATCCAACGGGAACATTCCCCTACCAGCAATGACATCTACAATCGACACCAAATTTCTATGCCCAAGTTTCTATCCTTATGATTTGAGGTTAGAGCTTTCCGCTGCAGTGTTTAACATCGTGCACGGAAATCTGGAGACTAGGATGTGATGCCATGATGGTATTGCTTACCTGCTCTATCCAAGCTTTGTCTGGCCAGCGTCCTTTTGGCTCTGGTTTGTTGCTACATCAGTTTGAGACAGAATAggcgggagagggagattCTGAAGATCTCGTTAGGTCAGTGATGGGGCTGGTAGGGACTCTTGAGTATGGTGAAGCACAAGGTGAGTGcttttgactttttttcaCTGACAAAAGATCAAGCTGCTAACGATTGTATGATAGGAATGACGATTCATAGTCTATGCTGTACCTCTTATCAACATCATTGTTGCCCGAAGAGCTTGTTTTCTTTGGTCACGCCAGAGTACACCTCTCCAGCTTTTGTCAGTAACTGTAAGGTTTGTTCATGAAAGCAGTTGTTTTGTCGCTGTGTTTTTGCGACATTGGCGCAACCATCCTTTTCACCTCTGTCAGTCATCTCAATTGCCCCGGAGGTCAGATTGGACAAGCTTTGCGTCATCGCAAAGAAACAGATGATTACTGGACATTCTCTATCGATGAACAAAGCGTGATTTCCGGCCTCTGCTCTTCATTCTGATGTGACACTCTTCACCATTCCTGAGAACGAGGAGTCTGTCGGCCTAGGGCTGGAGATTTCTAGACCTGAATCGGCTTTTGAACGCTGTACATATCCATTTGGGAATGCTCCCAAAGAGCCGTGAGACGAAGGATATATGTGGGTGGTCAGTGATGAGTGGAAAGTATCTGAGAGTactgggaaagaagacatatggggatggaaggtCATTAAATGTGTAGCAGGATAGGTAACGACGGTGTGAAGATGGTGACACGGCTGGCGATCATGGAACGGAAGTATAATTGACGATAGCTGACGCTGATTGATGATATGCATGTTTTGAAATTGTACGCAGCTTTTAATCTTGGCCGCTGAAGCCAACCTTGCCgacttctcttctttgctcATACCACTCGTTGTACTCTTCCCAGTCCCATGTACCTTGTCCAAACTGTCCTCGTCCTTGCACAATCTTTCTgatttcctttctttcccccTCATTTCTGAAACAGTTGGACCACCACTGATCCATGCTGTCACCCCTCATGACACCTTGGGAGAAATCCAGCATACCAGCCGAGTGAGTAGCgacgaaaaagagaacGAGTGCTGCTGCATGAGGCTGAAGTTGCGGGAACTCGGAAAGATGTTTAAGAATACGGGTAAGACGTAGGAGGTTGTGTGAGCGAGAGCGAAGGTTTGAGACTGTAAAGTGTGTTGAGTCGTCTGCCATGACAATTAAGAACAGAGACGCACTTCTCTCCTTGTGGTTGCTTGTAAGCTTAAGCTTACCGCCGTTGAAATCTATGCCGTAGAATCCTAGCATCTGCATCAATGTCAACATAGCTCAATTTCACCAGACCAGCTTTGACGCGAACCATTTTATAAGATTTAAGTAGTCTGGAAACAATTTCGGGATTGTTCTGCATTGCTTCAATTTCGTGAGGTTGTAAAGGTTGTGCTTCGGGGTTAACGCCATATTCTCGAATGGGAAAGAACCCTAAGGAAACTTAGGTGAGAGGGTCGCACGTAGACCAAAGGATACCAACATTGAATATATCCACTGGCAGAAATCTGTCAGCCAAGGCGGCCGGCAAGTCATGCAATCGAGCTCACTGGTTCATCTCCAGTTCATCATAGTCTCTTGAGTACGTGTGCATGAACTCTTCATAAGTCAAGTTGTCAGGTTGGAATGGTAATTCGTTTGAGTAGAACTTGAGATTGGCTGATGCCTTAGGGTTGGTTTTAACATTGGGGTAATATGCGAGGAAATCTTGTATATCTGATTCCACATATGAGTCCAGGTAGCACTGAGCTAAAGGAGAGCCTGACCTCGAGGCTTGGACATTGTGGCTGGTGATGCCATGGTACGGATAGCGATAGCAGATAGGAAGGGTGCTCTTCTAGTGAGTATTGTCTTGACGACGTTCATGAGTATGCTCCGCTGTGTGCTTTTGGTTGTCGTGGTCTTTGTGGGTCGTGGAGCGATACTACGTACAACGAAGGACGGACGGAGCAGAGATGTCGGGTGGAGGGAAGTAGTGATCGGTCTTGTGGTCACGTGATCTTTCGAAAGTCTCGGCCAATCACACCGCGTGGTCGAATCCACTGCCTGTTTTTAACATTTCGGCGgttgtcttcttcgcaGTGTGTTGTACATCCTATAACCTCCAGCCAtgtctttccttccatcgTTTCGGCACTCCgcttccctctccaccGCTACTCGCAGCGCgactctcctctccctaCGAtatgcctccaccatcacACAACCAAAACCCAAATCCAAACTCACCAAAGAACTTGAACTTGAAGCCGAGGAACAGAGGCAGATGCTTGCTAGGGCATCGAGGTCCAACCCAGGAGTAGATCTCAGTGCCCAAAAACTGCCCCTCTTTGGTAAGTCTCGCTTTTCTAATCTGTCACGCATTCACTTATACTTACATACGTCATTTACGAACAGAGGCCACGTATGATCCTCCAAGAAATTGGCCGGAATTCTGGCACAAGACCAAGGACGCGGTGTATGAACGGGACAGAAAGGATCGTCAAGATTTGACCAACCAGTCGTACGTCTCTTTTGTGACAAAATTGTTCCAGAGCTAATGTATTGAATCTTTTAGCATCAGCGAGCTCATTGGACAGGGAGGATTGGAAGAGTATAAGAATAGTCCTATTCGGTTCTATATGCCTAGTTTGATTCGCAGAGGGTTCGTCTGGTTAAATCCAGCGGGATCGATAAGCAAGTCTATCAAGAATTTGACCGAGCTCTACTACAAATACATGCAGGTCCAGGCTTCGTAAGTGAATTCTCCTGACTAATTAGTCTAATGACTATTGCCGGATGAAAACTGACCTATGTTGGATGCAGTGGAACACTAGGACAGGCCCTTTCAATCTCTAAAGACGACGCCTACTCTGCTGCCCAAAACATTATTAGAGGCAGAAAGGACAAGCTGAAATGGCAACTCGTCAAGGAGAACAAGTCTACCAAGTTGGTATGGGCGAGGATGACAATGTTGGACCCGAGGGAGGACAAGATGGCGGCGCAGATTGTTTTGGCGTTTGACACCCAGCAGGTTGGTTTTCTTATAATTCGAGACCGCAAAGAGGCAACACCATGGCTAATTATGCGCCCCCTTTTTATTTAGGCGGTGATCACTCAAAAGGGTTCGGCCCCGCCCTCGAGACGGACACAACACGTTGTTGAGAACATCGTCTTTGAAAAGATTTTCCCTTCACGGGATGACTGGAAAATCAAGGGAAGGTTGATACCTAGCAAGACTCCTGATGTGCAGACCGTCACCAAGGCCCCTGCCAACTAAGAGCCGTAGGTTGTTTGAGACGGTGTCTGTCTGGTGAGGTAATGGTGAGATGAGCATACGGCATATCATGCATAGATCTGTGCATCGTGGGATTTTGGGGTTACTTCAATCAATGGGATTTTGGATCAGCAGCTTGCTTCAGTTTTGTTTGGAACATTGCAATGTATCTCAGACATTTTTGACCATAATAGGATTCTCTAGCAGGCAAACACTTCACATCTTTTCAGATTTCCAGTTACCAAAATGTCGTGCATTCCATATTGTACAAGCCAAAGACATTACTGTTGCTACTGTGAAACTAGAAACATCACACAAGGGACACAGAGAAAACATACGTTCAACTAAAGCAACCCATAACATATTTTAAGCATATACCCATCGACCCAACCTTTCCGCCCATGCGTGCAAACCTTCCTTATCAGCTTCTCTAAGACCAGCTCTCTTCGGCACAACCATGCCCTCACCCTCGTCGTGGGTCCTCACAGCATCCCGAAGTTGTTCAGAGACATTGCCCGGCTTAAAGGGAGTCGTGAGGACACCGAAGCCAGGGCCGCCCAGTGTGGTGAGGTGCGCTTGGAAACCATGGCCTTCGAGGGTTTGGATGAGCTCGTTGAGGGAAGATTCAGGGAAATCTGAGTAGGCATATAAACAATCAGCGTCGGTCTGATAACTAAGGATAGCTATACTTACCATCCGGAATAAGAGTAAGAGCACATCCGCCgccaccagcaccagtcAACTTGGTGGCTAACTCGAAAGGTGCCTGAGCGGTAGCTGCCACGATCATTTCCAAAGAAGGGTGCGACACTCCGAGCTCAACCAAGTGCTCATGGTTTTCCTTGATGAGCGCTTCCAGACGCTTGACAAGGATAGAACGTTCCACAGGCTTGCCACCGCCGAGCAAGGAACGTGCTTCATCTGAAATGGTTTGGATAGAATCGAGAATCGAGTTAACAGCCTGAGGCTCAGCGAGGCGCTTCGCGGAAACACCGGCAACCAATGTCTTGGTGTCTCTGGGGACAAGAGTGTTGGTCAAGAGTAATCGGACAGAAGAAAACCTGGAAAAAAATCAGCTAAATGGACGTGAATAAAACGGTATGCAGATACTTACTCAAAAAGACCATCCATACCGCCTTGCTTTCCGCCAACAGATCTGGTGAAAGCAACAGCTCCACCCCTGACAGCGACGGCGTTATCGATACCACTAGGGTTTCCGTGTAAAACCTTTTCGGCCAAGAAAGCCCATCCATCGACCAAGTCAGTGTCTTCTTTGGGAAGGCGATCGGCCGAAGGAATGGTGAGGTGCTGGCGagcgagaaggaaagacgCCGCAACACAAGTGGAGTATGCGGCAGATGATCCGAGACCCGCAGAGATAGGGAGGTTTGAAGAAGCGGTAAAGGTAACAGAAAGACTGTAGGCATAAGTTAGTTTTATTCAGCAACATCGGCACGGCTTGCCAATACTCACGCATTGGTTTCTTCACCTGAGATCATCATGTACAGATATAAGAAGGCTACACAGGCACCTATACCAGTCTTACCCACTTCAACATGAGTGTTGACAGCACCCTCCACAGCCTGAAGCAACGCCGTGTCAAGCTCCTTGTCGGCAACGTGCCTCCCGCCATTTGCGTGCACCGGAAGCAGATTCCAAGGAAGCTTGCTGATTTCCCATTCGAGTTCCACACCAATATTGGGTACTTCCAATCCAACCTTTCCGTCACGACGAGGAGACAAGACGGAAAAGCATCGGAGGTCGACGCTGGACGCGATGGCAGTGACGCCGTGGACGACAGCGTGCTCACCGAAAAGAATAACCTTGCCGGGGGCAGAAACCGCGatgtcttcttcgatcGTCTTGTACTCTTTGGGAGGGGTGGAGAGACCAAGACTTTGCTTCACGCCGCTGACGAGCTTGTCAACAGTAATAGACTGGGTAGAAGGCCGCTTGAAACCCTTGGCACGTTCCAGGATCCACGCTTCACCGTCCCTAGCGTACAACTCCGCCGCCTTAGTCTGGGAGAGAGGAGTATATTGTAGATTGGGAACAATAGCTCCTGCTTGGAGAAGCGAATGCTCCAAGTCATCAATGAGATCTCTAGGGTCCTCGATACCGACACAAAGTCGAATAAGGTTTTCTGGGAGCCCTCGTTCAGCACGAACTGCAGCGGAAATGGAGGCGTGACTGCAACAGATTAGCAGATCTCTTGGATGACGGTAAAATTACTTACGACATTAAACATGGCATACTGATCAAGCTGTTGACAGCCCCGAAAGACACGCTGATACCCCACAGTCTTGTCCCGCCGACAATCCGTTCGCTAAGGGCCTTGTCGCCAGTAACAAAACTTAACACCGCGCCAGCACCAGACGCCTGTTTGTAGTGGATATCCCTCTTAGGATGGCTCTTGAGACCAGGGTAGTGGACCAAGAAGCCAAATGAATCAAGATAAAGAGCCACAAGGTGGGCAGTGGCCATCTGCCTGTCCATCCTGAGAGACATGGTCTTGACACCACGgagcaaaaggaaagagtCGAAAGGAGCAAGGCCGGATCCAACAGAGTTAATAATGAATGCAATGTCTTTGCAGATATCGGGTCGAGAAGCTGCAATGATACCAGCCATAAGGTCGTGATGACCTGAGAGATATTTGGTAGCAGAGTCGTAAACAATATCGGCACCAATCTCAAGCGGCCGTTGCAGGTAAGGAGACATCATAGTGTTGTCAACCACAATCAAAGCGCTAGGTGCAGCAGAGTGAACAGCATCGGCGATTTCTTGCAGGTCGGCAATTTTCAACAGAGGGTTCGTAGGGGATTCTAGAAGAACCATCTTGACATTATTCCCTGGTCCAAGATGAGGAATTACCTTGTCCACATCTGTAGTATCAACATGCCTGACATCGACACCGCCATGCGTACCAAGATACGTCAAAAGTCGGTTGGTACCTCCGTACAAATCGTCACCGGCCAGAACGGTTTCTCCTGGCCTAACAAGTCGCAAGATCGTGTCAAGACAAGTCATACCAGTAGACAAGGCAAATGTTTGAGTGGCCCCGTACAATCTTGCAAGATGGTTTTCTTATAGCCTCATTTGTCAGTGTTATCTATGGAGATGCGATAAACGAGCAAGCCCCAACTCACCAAGAGCGCCTCTTGTGGGGTTCCCAGACCTGGTGTAGTCATATTGCCCGTCCATACCCTTGAAGGTGGCGGTCTGGTAGATGGGAGTTGAGCTAGCTCCATACTGATCCTTGCCATCGACATTAGCGcagatggtggagaagcGCCAGTTGGCGACTCGTTCCTTATGTACTTCCACTGGAGACTTTGGGGCGAGAGAATAGACAGATGTCGCGAGCGAGCTTTCGCCCGGTGTTGAAGGGGTGGTCATTTTTGGAAGAATGTTGGAAAAataggaaaagaaagattTGGTGATTCAAATTGAAACGTATTAACTAAAATAACGACGAGCGACGGAACGGCGCTGCTCTATCTTTGATTGATCACACCATCGTCTTCGACTCCGACTCGGTCGTTCGGCAACGATTCTCAGGCGGCCACGTCCGCCCTCCTTGCTACAAACATTCAATTCATCATTCAATTAATCCATCATTCTAAATAATTCACTTCACTTTCGTTCTTCTGCACGAAACCCTCGATTGAATGGCATCATACAGGCAATTTCAATCGGCTACGACGCTATACATCCATTCCATAGCAACTAATTACACATTTTAAGGAATTATTATACTTCATTGCACACAACTGGTTCAAGCCTCGTTGGCCCACTGAGGAAGCCACTGCTCCCAATTCTCCCAAGAATCGTCGCCAGTAAACTGTTTGTCATcatggtggtggtgatgatggtgcTTGTGAGGCGGGACGAGAAGTTTCGGGATGATGTGGAAGGCTCCATTACGAGCAGGCACGTCAATAACCTGCACAAGCTCGCCGTTGACCTTGATTCTTGTTGTGACGGCCCCTAGTGTCGTCGAAAGTTAGCCCAACAAATTCAGACCTTGCACAGCTACTTACCTTCTACAGGCAAGAGCTTGGTCTTATCAATCTCAATCGCTAGGGTGGCGTTAGGAAGGGCAGTTTCAATCTTAAACTCCTTGTGGAAGCTGGGATCATCGCCGTCCGTAAAGATAAACTGCTCAATAACTTCATCTTTGTCTTCATGTTTCTCGACGTGTAGAGTCTCAGACAAGAGCAAAGTGTGGGGGATGTAATGGTAAGCCAAGAGCTTGATCAAGGCCTTCTCGCCAAAAGGactgaaaaggaagaactTGAGCTTGGGAGGTAAACGGCGGAAAGCACCGTTGGTGGGCGCAAAAAGAGTAGCAAGGGGGGTCCCATGAACCTTGTTCTTGTGGTCCTCGTCATGCTCGATGCCGAAATCCAAAGCATGGGCAAGGTGAACTTTCTGGACACTAGAGGTCAAAGTCGAAAAGCTGTCCGGAAAGAGGAACAGCTCGTCAAGGATAGAGGCTGGAGGGATAAGAGGGTGGTCGAGAGCATGGAGATAACCATTACCAGATTTGCGATCCGCCGCAACAATCTTGGCATAGAAGTTGAGCTTGACAGCTGTGATCTTCGTCAACGCTTATCATATTATAAGGACAGCCTACGCACAGGGGGGTACCAGACACTTTTCAATTCTGACTCGCCTGTGTAAGCCTGCGTAGCTGCCATCCTCTGCCTTCAATGCCGTCTCCATTGTCGAGTTCTGACTCAGTTGCTGGACAGTGTAGGCCTTGGGTAAACCGTGGTAGGCAAGCACTTTGCCGATGATCTTGCGGAAGATTTCCTTCCtgcgcttcttctcctcgtcgtcatcgtcatcatctccgCCAACGAGGGAAGGCTCGCTCTCGAGAGCGGCAGAAATAGCAGCGAGAGAGGGGGCTTGTGCCAACTATACTAGATATTAGACAGTTATACGCAAAAACGAGTTATTTTGACAGCTTACCGCGTCAAGaccatcatcgtcatcgtcgtcgtcgtggtgatgatggtgggGTGGTTTCAAAGCGTCATTGTTGGGTGCCTGTAATAGGTTAATTAGGCGTGTAGAAAATTGAAATTATCCTTACAAAGAAAGTGATCTGCAGATCCTTGTTGTCAAGATACTCGATCGCTTTGCCTTCAAACTACATATAGAGCATTAGCTAGGCGCTCTCATACTTTGTTCTGCTAAGAACCCCTGGGCATATGCAGGACTTTTCCGCCATCTTATTTCACGAGAAAGAAGTTTCTCAACGACCTCCATTCACTTCAGCCTCGCCCTCGACCTACGTTAAACAGGCTTTGTACGGAACAAGTCTTGCCTCTATCTACGAAAGTGCCACTTGCCCCTTGGCTGCGGCTACTTTTCTATATCCATATACTCACCTCGATGATCTTGACCAGTCGACTGAAACTGTGAGGATCTTCCTTAAGCCTTTGCCAGATTGTCAACTCTGTCTTGTCATCTCCAGCATCCTTATGAGCTCCAAGATCCCCCACGATATTCTCAGCCTTGTTCCATGACCAAGCTGCAAAGTTGCCGAGGTTGTCACCGAATGATTCCTGGATCGAAGCCCACTGAGAGACGGAGAGTTCCGGTATATCTTTGGCTGTTTTTTGGGCAGGTGCGGCGAATGCTAGCGGCAGGAGAAAGAGTGTCGATAGGTGCATTATGGTGGATTGCGATAGTATGggtgaggaggaaagaacaGAAAATCGAATGACATGAGTTATGGCCGAGGTGGGATCATTCGGGACTCGTCATGCATGCAGATTATTGCAGTAGCAAATGGTGGGAGATGGGggtcgatgatgatgaagcacAGCAACAAAACCCCGGCGGGCGTACGAACGACGGGAAACAAATGACGTGACTTGACGGATGGTGACACCAACGAACTTATTAACAACTTGTTCTGCTTCTGCGCTGCTGGCCGCCGTTGCTGTGCTCTGCTGCTTCGTATCACTCTTCCGGCGGACCAAAATAAGTGTTAGTTACATTCAGCCAAACGAACGTTATTAACTTCTACGTTGCCTGCTTCTGCCCAGCACCGTTTTCCCCATCTCTTTAAAATCGATTCTTGCCTGACATTTCTTGCGTCTTGCGTCTTTCTGGAGTTTCTCCATTACAATATTTTTTACGTCAGCTGCGGATTCCATTTGGGTGTGTCACAGCTAAATTGTCGATTTTTCCAAAAATCGATGCGTGACCTTCCTTATATTTATGAAATCTTACAAGGACGTAATAAACTTGATGAAttggtggaaaaggaagcGATTGCTGCTGGTTGTATCGAGTAGTAACCCTTCGCTACTGGTCAAGCTTAAAATGAATTGAAGCATCTAGTTCCTTCCCTGTAACTGGTGAAGGAGAGCAACGAAT contains:
- a CDS encoding hypothetical protein (HMMPfam hit to Cys_Met_Meta_PP, Cys/Met metabolism PLP-dependent enzyme, score: 536.6, E(): 2.1e-158; HMMPfam hit to GHMP_kinases, GHMP kinases putative ATP-binding protein, score: 85.7, E(): 1.2e-22), encoding MTTPSTPGESSLATSVYSLAPKSPVEVHKERVANWRFSTICANVDGKDQYGASSTPIYQTATFKGMDGQYDYTRSGNPTRGALENHLARLYGATQTFALSTGMTCLDTILRLVRPGETVLAGDDLYGGTNRLLTYLGTHGGVDVRHVDTTDVDKVIPHLGPGNNVKMVLLESPTNPLLKIADLQEIADAVHSAAPSALIVVDNTMMSPYLQRPLEIGADIVYDSATKYLSGHHDLMAGIIAASRPDICKDIAFIINSVGSGLAPFDSFLLLRGVKTMSLRMDRQMATAHLVALYLDSFGFLVHYPGLKSHPKRDIHYKQASGAGAVLSFVTGDKALSERIVGGTRLWGISVSFGAVNSLISMPCLMSHASISAAVRAERGLPENLIRLCVGIEDPRDLIDDLEHSLLQAGAIVPNLQYTPLSQTKAAELYARDGEAWILERAKGFKRPSTQSITVDKLVSGVKQSLGLSTPPKEYKTIEEDIAVSAPGKVILFGEHAVVHGVTAIASSVDLRCFSVLSPRRDGKVGLEVPNIGVELEWEISKLPWNLLPVHANGGRHVADKELDTALLQAVEGAVNTHVEVGKTGIGACVAFLYLYMMISGEETNALSVTFTASSNLPISAGLGSSAAYSTCVAASFLLARQHLTIPSADRLPKEDTDLVDGWAFLAEKVLHGNPSGIDNAVAVRGGAVAFTRSVGGKQGGMDGLFEFSSVRLLLTNTLVPRDTKTLVAGVSAKRLAEPQAVNSILDSIQTISDEARSLLGGGKPVERSILVKRLEALIKENHEHLVELGVSHPSLEMIVAATAQAPFELATKLTGAGGGGCALTLIPDDFPESSLNELIQTLEGHGFQAHLTTLGGPGFGVLTTPFKPGNVSEQLRDAVRTHDEGWVDGYMLKICYGLL
- a CDS encoding hypothetical protein (HMMPfam hit to OGFr_N, Opioid growth factor receptor (OGFr) conserved region, score: 107.4, E(): 3.3e-29), whose protein sequence is MNVVKTILTRRAPFLSAIAIRTMASPATMSKPRDIQDFLAYYPNVKTNPKASANLKFYSNELPFQPDNLTYEEFMHTYSRDYDELEMNHGYIQWFFPIREYGVNPEAQPLQPHEIEAMQNNPEIVSRLLKSYKMMLGFYGIDFNGGKLKLTSNHKERISNLRSRSHNLLRLTRILKHLSEFPQLQPHAAALVLFFVATHSAGMLDFSQGVMRGDSMDQWWSNCFRNEGERKEIRKIVQGRGQFGQGTWDWEEYNEWYEQRREVGKVGFSGQD
- a CDS encoding hypothetical protein (HMMPfam hit to Cys_Met_Meta_PP, Cys/Met metabolism PLP-dependent enzyme, score: 536.6, E(): 2.1e-158; HMMPfam hit to GHMP_kinases, GHMP kinases putative ATP-binding protein, score: 85.7, E(): 1.2e-22), coding for MTTPSTPGESSLATSVYSLAPKSPVEVHKERVANWRFSTICANVDGKDQYGASSTPIYQTATFKGMDGQYDYTRSGNPTRGALENHLARLYGATQTFALSTGMTCLDTILRLVRPGETVLAGDDLYGGTNRLLTYLGTHGGVDVRHVDTTDVDKVIPHLGPGNNVKMVLLESPTNPLLKIADLQEIADAVHSAAPSALIVVDNTMMSPYLQRPLEIGADIVYDSATKYLSGHHDLMAGIIAASRPDICKDIAFIINSVGSGLAPFDSFLLLRGVKTMSLRMDRQMATAHLVALYLDSFGFLVHYPGLKSHPKRDIHYKQASGAGAVLSFVTGDKALSERIVGGTRLWGISVSFGAVNSLISMPCLMSHASISAAVRAERGLPENLIRLCVGIEDPRDLIDDLEHSLLQAGAIVPNLQYTPLSQTKAAELYARDGEAWILERAKGFKRPSTQSITVDKLVSGVKQSLGLSTPPKEYKTIEEDIAVSAPGKVILFGEHAVVHGVTAIASSVDLRCFSVLSPRRDGKVGLEVPNIGVELEWEISKLPWNLLPVHANGGRHVADKELDTALLQAVEGAVNTHVEVGKTGIGACVAFLYLYMMISGEETNALSVTFTASSNLPISAGLGSSAAYSTCVAASFLLARQHLTIPSADRLPKEDTDLVDGWAFLAEKVLHGNPSGIDNAVAVRGGAVAFTRSVGGKQGGMDGLFEFSSVRLLLTNTLVPRDTKTLVAGVSAKRLAEPQAVNSILDSIQTISDEARSLLGGGKPVERSILVKRLEALIKENHEHLVELGVSHPSLEMIVAATAQAPFELATKLTGAGGGGCALTLIPDDFPESSLNELIQTLEGHGFQAHLTTLGGPGFGVLTTPFKPGNVSEQLRDAVRTHDEGEGMVVPKRAGLREADKEGLHAWAERLGRWVYA